A genomic window from Nicotiana sylvestris chromosome 11, ASM39365v2, whole genome shotgun sequence includes:
- the LOC138880830 gene encoding uncharacterized protein, with protein sequence MDAIIWNVRSVNTMQAFERLVTMHRKHHFEFIGILEPMQQSHKMERYRARIGLAQAVVNVSNKIWAFIDKIFEVTILYNMTQQLTLRLTHTETHVELILTLVYAKCNRIERIELWDSLYAMTSDMTAPWLVGGDFNVIWDEEEKFGGLPVSLIENFSGLEVTHLSKIGSNHCPVLLKCDIETPPIKKSFRFLNFWTKHETFKDLVKENWNADFSANPFCIFNFKLKKLKKTLSTWSRATYGDIFQKIASLEEVVLVHERHFEVNPTQMNRQRLQQVQVEIMKYLALEEEFWRQKAGMLWFKDGDRITKFFHAQVNGRRKRLKLSRIQNSLGNWIEEDHLIAEEAISF encoded by the exons ATGGATGCAATTATATGGAATGTCAGGTCAGTAAATACAATGCAAGCATTTGAAAGGCTGGTTACAATGCACAGAAAACATCACTTTGAGTTCATAGGAATCCTTGAGCCTATGCAACAGTCTCACAAAATGGAGAGGTATAGAGCAAGAATTGGGTTGGCACAGGCTGTGGTGAATGTATCAAACAAGATTTGGGCTTTTATTGATAAAATATTTGAGGTTACTATTCTCTATAACATGACTCAACAACTGACTTTGAGATTAACGCACACTGAAACACATGTTGAGCTCATCCTTACTCTAGTTTATGCCAAATGTAATCGCATTGAAAGAATTGAACTATGGGATTCTTTGTATGCAATGACATCAGATATGACAGCACCATGGCTAGTTGGAGGCGACTTTAATGTGATATGGGATGAGGAAGAAAAATTTGGAGGCTTACCAGTTTCTCTCATTGAA AATTTTTCTGGATTGGAGGTAACTCACCTGTCCAAAATTGGGTCTAATCATTGCCCGGTACTGCTGAAATGTGATATAGAAACTCCTCCAATTAAGAAGTCATTCAGATTTCTTAACTTCTGGACTAAGCATGAAACCTTCAAAGATTTAGTTAAGGAGAATTGGAATGCTGATTTTAGTGCTAACCCTTTCTGCATTTTTAACTTCAAGTTAAAGAAGCTTAAGAAAACACTATCTACCTGGAGCAGAGCTACATATGGGGATATATTCCAGAAGATTGCAAGCCTTGAGGAGGTAGTCCTGGTTCATGAAAGACATTTTGAAGTCAATCCTACACAGATGAATAGACAAAGATTACAACAGGTACAAGTTGAAATAATGAAATATCTTGCATTAGAGGAAGAATTTTGGAGACAAAAAGCTGGCATGTTATGGTTCAAAGATGGCGATAGAATCACTAAATTCTTCCATGCTCAAGTTAATGGGAGAAGGAAGAGACTGAAATTATCAAGGATCCAGAATAGCCTTGGTAACTGGATTGAAGAAGATCACTTAATAGCAGAAGAAGCAATAAGTTTCTAG
- the LOC138880831 gene encoding uncharacterized protein, whose translation MYIPPSEREELRYQFEQLEKSQMFVTDYEAKTYELSCHALMILPTDAEKVRRFVVGLHSDIRANMARDVEIGTPYQLVVEIALRIKGYHLRGSTYSYVSSLFAHFQDIPHEPLGTPVHMSTFVGDYVVVDRIYRSCVVTLCGFKTRADLMLLDMTDFEVILGMDWLSPYHTVLDCHAKTVTLAMPELPRLEWKGSSVNTSSRVVSFLKARHMVGNGFLAYLAYVRDTTTDPPTIDSVPVVQEFSDVFPSNLPGMPPNFDIDFCIDLPPGTQHISIPSYRMAPKELKELKEQLEELLAKGFVRPNGFSSIVSPLTRLTQNGAPFRWSDDCEASFQKLKTALTTAAVLVLPSGSGMYTINARQFNDPHLVVLRETVLQGSAKEVSIGEDGVLRLKGRLCVPNVDGLRERILDEAHSSRLTKSSHFIPVATTYTSKRKKGKLSPRFIGPFEVLRRVGEVAYELTLPPRMLGVHPIFHVSMLRRYHADLSHVLDFSTIQLDESLGYKEEPVAIIERQDRQLRSKKISTVKVQWRGQPVEEGTWES comes from the exons atgtatattccaccctctgagagggaagagctgcggtatcagtttgagcagcttgagAAGAGTCAGATGTTcgtgaccgactatgaggcaaAGACTTATGAATTATCCTGCCATGCATTGATGATACTTCCTACGGACGCAGAGAAGGTGCGGAGGTTCGTTGTAGGGTTGCATTCTGACATTAGGGCTAACATGGCCCGAGATGTGGAGATAGGGACTCCTTATCAGCTAGTGGTGGAGATTGCACTGAGGATTAAGGGCTACCATCTGAGAG ggtctacctattcatatgtgtcatctctgtttgctcatttccaggaTATTCCTCATGAGCCTTTAGGCACTCCTGTTCATATGTCCACTTTTGTGGGCGATtatgtggttgtggatcggatctaccggtcctgtgtggtcacattgTGCGGCTTCAAGACTAGAGCAGATCTTATGTTGCTTGACATGACCGATTTTGAGgttatcctgggcatggattggttatctccatatcacactgtcctagattgccatgccaagactgttacattagcaatgccagagttgccaaggttggagtggaagggttcctcagttaatacatctagtcgggttgTCTCCTTTCTAAAGGCTAGACATATGGTCGGGAACGGttttttggcttatctagcttatgttagGGACACCACCACAGATcctccgacgattgattcagttccagtagtccAGGAGttctccgatgtgtttccttctaaccttcctggcatgccaccgaattttgatattgatttctgtattgatttgccTCCAGGTACCCAGCATATATCTATTCCATCGTACCGTATGGCtccaaaagagttgaaggagttgaaagagcagcttgaggagttgttagcaaaggggtttgttagaccaaat gggttttcatctattgtatcacctctgactagattgacccaaaatggtgctcctttccgttggtccgatgattgtgaggcgagctttcaaaagctcaagacagctttgactacagcagcagttcttgtgttgccttctgGTTCAGGGATgtacacg atcaatgCCCGACAGTTCAATGATCCACATTTGGTGGTTCTTAGAGAGACAGTGCTACaaggtagtgccaaggaggtttctattggcgaggatggtgttctacgactcaagggtcgcctatgtgttcctaatgttgatggtctgagggagaggatcCTAGATGAGgcacacagttcgcg TTTGACCAAGTCGTCCCACTTTATTCCAGTGGCGACAACTTATACTTCAAAGAG gaagaagggaaagttaagCCCAAgatttattggcccatttgaggtgttgaggcgagttggggaggttgcttacgagcttaCTTTACCTCCTAGAATGTTAGGAGTTCATCCGATTTTTcacgtgtccatgcttcggaggtatcacgccgacttgtcccatgtgttagacttcagtactattcagttggatgagagtttgggttataaggaggagccagttgccattattgaaaggcaggatcgccagttgagatccaagaagATTTCTacagtgaaggttcaatggaggggccaaccagttgaAGAGGGGACCTGGGAGTCCTAA